The proteins below come from a single Pseudochaenichthys georgianus chromosome 14, fPseGeo1.2, whole genome shotgun sequence genomic window:
- the hmgn1b gene encoding non-histone chromosomal protein HMG-like isoform X1: MPKRSRTGGDSAPKRRSLRLKDQTPEPAKAEAKPKPKKAPAKTKKAKEVEKAKPEEKAPEAPAENGEAKAEEEAPATDAAEQKDEAAE, encoded by the exons ATGCCTAAAAGGAGCAGA ACAGGAGGAGACTCAGCG CCCAAGAGGAGATCTCTCAGGTTGAAAGAT CAGACACCTGAACCGGCAAAGGCAGAGGCTAAACCTAAGCCAAAG AAGGCACCTGCTAAAACTAAGAAAGCCAAGGAGGTGGAGAAGGCCAAGCCTGAGGAGAAAGCACCAGAGGCCCCCGCTGAGAACGGAGAAGCCAAAGCTGAGGAGGAG GCACCGGCTACAGACGCAGCTGAACAAAAAGATGAGGCAGCAGAATAG
- the hmgn1b gene encoding non-histone chromosomal protein HMG-like isoform X2, with translation MPKRSRTGGDSAPKRRSLRLKDTPEPAKAEAKPKPKKAPAKTKKAKEVEKAKPEEKAPEAPAENGEAKAEEEAPATDAAEQKDEAAE, from the exons ATGCCTAAAAGGAGCAGA ACAGGAGGAGACTCAGCG CCCAAGAGGAGATCTCTCAGGTTGAAAGAT ACACCTGAACCGGCAAAGGCAGAGGCTAAACCTAAGCCAAAG AAGGCACCTGCTAAAACTAAGAAAGCCAAGGAGGTGGAGAAGGCCAAGCCTGAGGAGAAAGCACCAGAGGCCCCCGCTGAGAACGGAGAAGCCAAAGCTGAGGAGGAG GCACCGGCTACAGACGCAGCTGAACAAAAAGATGAGGCAGCAGAATAG